The region TCTGTTTCTAATGTGATAGTGTTTACCACTGATGGGCTTGAGGCAGTTCCATTGGCAGAATACTCAGCAACAACGATATGATATTTGCAGACTTCTCCTGACTCCAAGGAGCCTAACTGAGACGGATCACACCCGACGTCTGAATTGCAGGCACACCTACCACTACATCCCGGAGACTTCTCCTTGTCGCAGTTGAAGGACGCGAAGAACCTCCCATTCGTAGCAAAGTTTGGATGAAACGCCATTCCCATCATTCCAAAGCTTGTATCCAGGTATACTTGGTCCGTCAAGTCAACAAATGGGCTCGATTCATCGACTCCCATCACCTCGCCTGAATCCTGTTCTGGTATGGTGGCTAACCAGATTTTTCCTGCCAGATTGGAGAAGAAAGCCCGGTTGGATCCATCAGGATGAGGAACCATGTTGATGTACGAGCCATTGCCGATTTTCTCAAGGCAGATGCTTTTTGGCGGAGGCAGCGTGTCTGTTTTGTTAAGTGAGACAGGCTCCCCTTGGAAGCAAGGAGAGCTTTCACCGGAGGCGCCCCCAAACGCATTGCAGAAGTCGGACTTGGATTGCCAGAGGTCGGTTAACTTGGACTGAGTCGCGTTTTGTGAAACCACAGCCTTGCTTTGCAGCGCGGGAGCGAATGGGGAATTCAAAATCAGCACATCTTGGCATGATTGCCATACACTTGAGCAGAAGCTATCATTTCTCTGGCTTGATGCTGCCGTGGAATTGCACAATATTGGGACTGATCGAGGCTCTGAATCGACGTTGAACAGCTTTGCTGAGAATGGATCACAAGTCTGGTACATGAAGATTTTTGTAATAATCATCAGAAAAATGCATTCATCTAATCACACACTTTTTAATAGGTAAATTCTCTCTTAACATTTGTCATTGCTAGTGGAAGCTTATGTTCTTTATCTTCCAACAAAAAGGACAATATATTAGTAGTAAAGTTTGAGTAAAATACTCACTGCGCAGATGATAGATTTGACAGCTGAAGCACAGGAAGAATCAGAAATGTTCATGGCCTCAAACTGCTTCTGCAGCTGAACATCTTGTGCTTTACTGCAACAGACTTTCCCATCGTACGGACAGAACGACAAACGCCCCGTTTTGCTGCTCGGTTGCCCTGCACATACACATTAGTCtaacaaaaaaacaagaaatgGCACCAAAAAAACAGACACATACTCCAGTTTGTGCAGAGGGgatatgaagaagaaggagaaggcaAGAAGAGCAGTAGCAGACAGAAGAGACACAAATTCTTGACAATATTTTCCATGGTGTGGAAAAAAGTCACATGCACCAATGGCCACCAAAGCCTTATCTTCTGCACTCCCACTATAAATGGTTAAGCTGGAAAGGCTGGATTGGAATTAAATATTCAAGTGATTATCCAGAAGCAattgaacttttcatacttctTCATGAGAAGAAAACTCCCTTCTCTCTCATCAAACCAGAAAGGTAAGTTTGATGTAAAAGAGTCTGAACTTTGAGAGCAAGTGGTGGTGGACATTTATTTGACACTTTGACTTGTGCATTTACACAAAATCTCAGTGGATAGAAGAAGTGGTTCAAAAGGGAAGCAATAATGTCAGAAACCAAATAAATGCATACTCCTACATAATTGGTGGGTGATTGTTGTT is a window of Salvia splendens isolate huo1 chromosome 3, SspV2, whole genome shotgun sequence DNA encoding:
- the LOC121794779 gene encoding HIPL1 protein-like — encoded protein: MENIVKNLCLFCLLLLFLPSPSSSYPLCTNWRQPSSKTGRLSFCPYDGKVCCSKAQDVQLQKQFEAMNISDSSCASAVKSIICATCDPFSAKLFNVDSEPRSVPILCNSTAASSQRNDSFCSSVWQSCQDVLILNSPFAPALQSKAVVSQNATQSKLTDLWQSKSDFCNAFGGASGESSPCFQGEPVSLNKTDTLPPPKSICLEKIGNGSYINMVPHPDGSNRAFFSNLAGKIWLATIPEQDSGEVMGVDESSPFVDLTDQVYLDTSFGMMGMAFHPNFATNGRFFASFNCDKEKSPGCSGRCACNSDVGCDPSQLGSLESGEVCKYHIVVAEYSANGTASSPSVADKARPREVQRIFTLGLPFSANHGGQILFGPDDGHLYVMLGDGGSKGDPYNFAQNKKSLLGKIMRVDVDKLPSEDEMAKLDLWGNYSIPKDNPYLEDREMQPEIWAYGLRNPWRCSFDSERPSYFMCADVGQDQYEEVDIISKGGNYGWRVYEGPQEFEPQKTPGGNTSADSIDPIFPVLGYSHSNINKLGSAAISGGFFYRSQTDPCTYGSYLYGDLYASHIWAASETPRNSGNFTTSDTPFSCATDSPIKCDVVPNSNLPALEYIFSFGQDNKRDVYILTQSGVYRIVRPSRCNYACSKEVVTSRNPPASAPSHGYFLLPHSAMKLLLLLAFLLFL